CGCCTATGTGGTGAGGACATCGCAGCACCCGTGAAGATGTTCTGCGCCAGGCTGAAGGAACTCAACATATCCGGAGAGTGTCCGTTCTCCAAAAGCAACCAGAAGGAGGAGGATGATGAGCAGCATGGAGATGCCGGGGAGAGCTCGGTCGTGCACGGTGGGAGAAGAAGGACGCGTGAGATCGCACCGAGATCGAGGAGCAGCAGAGCCAAAGTCAACCTACATACACTCGGAGAAAGCATTCGCAAACTGGCGTGTCCCCAGGTAGGTGCTAACGTGCTCAGAATAGAAAGGGTCGCCTTAAAATGAACATTGGCTACCATTTAAGGATTCCTCCAATCCCCCATCCCATACTAATTAACTTTGCCATATAGTTTCAGAGACTCCATGCTGCCCTCCAAGTAATGATGAACCAAAGAGGGAGTTCTGAAAGGTAATGTTATTTTCTTTGATGCCcaaagtttgatttatttaataagggacagcacatattaatgaacatattcatattcatgttaatgaacacacacacatacatgggtggcccggtggggcaagtggtGAGGGtgtcgccctcacagctctggggtcctgggttcaaatccaggtcggtccacctgtgtggagtttgcatgttctcccctggcttgcgtgggttttctccgggtactccagtttcctcccacattccaaagacatgcatagtaggctgattggacagtctaaattgcccctaggtatgagtgtgagagtagatggttgtttgtctccttgtgccctgcgattggctggccaccgattcagggtgtcccccgcctctggcctgaagtcagctgagatagactccagcaccccacccattgaggataaagcgtttcagaaaatgagatgagatgctatatatatatatatatatatatatatatatatatatatatatatatatatatatatatatatatatatatatatatatatatatatgttaattatattttgtccatgaatacttattaaataattccaaattgtctgttagctccctttcattgcttttccccctggttgcactgcttccagatgtgttttcatattgaagcatttaaccaatcacatttcagccattatttgttgccagggtaagaaatctgcctcaagggcttcacaatcagttctgcattaaacaagcgtcaataagactgttgctttaaccaatcagaattcgatttggtgacaccagggccttctcgcaggcgtagggatacgtcattgccttctcgcaggcgtaggtatatgtcatcgctttcaccaactatgattggctagtgatagagtggactagccagagctaccaaactgtatctggagcgagctgcacaagcaaatatattgttgagtTGATTTAATAGGGGTTTTGTCAACCTGCTTGGGCTGactgcactctttttgaagggaactacacagtcacctctagagccagcccttgttgatgtgttggaattttttttatacaaaatcttgcagtggaggaggagctatgtgatggaagattttgcaaactaaggtggcatctgcatatttaacactaTTGTCCCTgctcaggcgtttgtgttttttttaatatatgaaagtggtggtacgtttttggttttctgtccaatactttcagagcttgcttataaatggtttctatctgttttagtgttgtcttgcAGGCCAATGGCCAACTTGTtcggcagtaagtcatgtgtgatatgatcattgtgtcaaaatatagttttgtTGAGATGGGGGACGTTTTGTCCTATCAGGGGCCAGTTCACTTTTTGGAACTTCCTGAATGTCTGAATTGTCGAGGAGGAGCTAAAATAAGAGAAAGTTAGTGCTACCTAGAAATGGACCGTACGCTCATAAATTGCCTAAAGTAGCGAGTGGTCCCCAAACACCGGTCCATGGACTGGTACTAGTCCAcgagccacctggtgccggtccgtcagataaataaatattaacgttttcaatcttgcCCCCTACTTTAATCGAGTAAAATTgttataatagtaataaataattgctattatgcttgcgacttggtttttttttccgttcgtGTGCCGTTTTATTTGGAGCCCCTAAAACGGTCGCAGGTGCATATGTTGTCTCTCGTTTAATATGaatttcaattattcattcaattttgaTCAGGTAATTTTTATCCCTTCcacagaaacatttttaaaagatttatccatttttttatattacacaAACTGGGATTTCAATAGGGATGTACAAAGTTATAAACACTCTTTTTCACACCCATGGATGAAGGATCACTACACTAATTCatcgtgtctgtgtgtgtaggtgttttGGGCAGAATAGTCAAGGAATTTTATTGCTTTTGGCACATTCATCTGTCTTAGAAACATAACGGAGTGTTTATATCGGAATCAGTTATTAAACGACTTATTATTTgacatttgaaatgatttatAGAGGAACAAAATACTGATTCCAAACATTGGAAAATCATGTTCTCATTCTTTATAACATTTGTTTCCCTCATATACAAATGATATAATATCCTCAAATGATAGTAGTTGTAGGGATGATAGTGCAAAGGCTATTTAATAGCATTTATAGATGTGTTACTGGATAGTGATAACAATTTTGCAGGCTGATTCGTATGAAATTACCTCAGCTTTATGTGGTAACTTTATCATTGTGTTTGCAGCTTTGTATTTTGTTGCACAGACTGCAGAGATGAACCGGAGCATTTGATGGAAATGATGAACGCGTACTCAACCAAAACAGGTAAGACTCATGTCACATTTGACAATAATAGCGCCCAGTTTTTGAACATAGTGTAACTTTTGATTGAATAATGTGAGAAAGTCATTTTGAGAATTCACATGTATCCTACCTAAATTGTAGAAATTAAATGGACAGATATTTCAAAATGACTGTTGtgagaaatgttttgaaaaccaCAAAGTTAGTGTTGTCCCAggaattttgggccaaaattcAAGTACCTCACAAAAGGTAACACTCTCTCTGcacttttatgtaaatgttttgtcatattGAGGGAGTCCTAGACATTCTGCAGGATAGCAAATAACTCAGAAGCTGCAGAAGATTGGTCAGTGATGGGGATTGAaggtttttccaatttaaatttaTTGGAGAAATTCAAAGATTTCTAAATTCTGTGAGTGATTTTAGTAGTGTTTAATACATACACTGCCTATGAAACACGTCAAAGTCAGTAATTAAAACACGAGCATTCGTCTTTAAATTTTTGGCACCTGCTTCAAATTTGTTTGATACGTGGTGAAATTTTTGGAAATTTTGCATTGAGGTCCGAGTCACCCTTGGGCGACTGATCATATTACCAGATGCTAGCTAGATGACTTCTTTGGAATCTAATGGTGTTTCCTaaccccaaaaaagaaagaaaaatataatattttaataaagcTCTTTAAATGTTGTGAAAATCTTGGGTTATGTCAACTAATTAGCCCGcataacaaaatcaaatttgggggggaaaacctgtttttttttcacgagataacaataaataaatgacacatTGATATAGTCAGTATGCAGCTTGTCTAACAATGCAAATGTACTGTACCTTTAATGTATGTGCTACAATAGAAGTTTTCATTATCCTTCCCTCAGCGATCCCGATGGAAACCTTGAGAGTGTCTCTCGGGGAGGAGCTCTTCCACATGTGCTACGAGGAGGACGGCCACATTTTGCGGGTGGTAGGGGGCGCTCTTCACGACTTCCTCAACAGCTTCAACGTGCTTCTGAAGCAGAGCAATGCCCCCCGAGCAGATGGAGGGGATTGCGTAAAGGAAGTGTCGGTGCTGTGCTTGGACAAAGATCCGGGTCTGCTCACTGTCTATTTCTTCAACCCCCGCCCCACCACCGAGCTTTTCTTCCCCGGGGTCATCAAGGCGGCCGCCCGTGTGCTCTATCACACCACTGTGGATGTTCTGATGGACCCCCCCAGTGCCAAAGACAGCATCCTTCAGTCCAATCCTCAGCACAGTCTTCTTTACACAGTGATTGTCAAAGGTGATAAAAGCCTGAGCCCCAGTCCTCTGCGGGCGACCTCAGCCGGGACCCTTCCTACCTCTTTGTTCTCCACTATCTTCCCCTTCCATCTAATCCTGGACCAGGATCTCGTTCTGGTGCAAATCGGACACGGGCTCAGGAAGAGACTGAGCAGAAAGGACGGCCTCAGGCGTGCTTCCACCTTCCAAGAACACTTTTCCATCGTGCGGCCTCAGATTAAATGCACCTTCCAAGGCATGCTGACCATGCTCAACACCCAGTTTGTCCTTCGGATCAAGCACGGGGTCTTGGGACATGACAACACAGTGAAGGTATGTCCAGATTCCTGAACACAACCAAGCAGGATGTTTTTCGGTCAATCTTATTTGCTGTACTGCTCAGTCCAAGGCGGAGATCATCATTTTACCACCAACTGAGATCCAAGGCAAATGTCAGAGGCTTTTCCTCCATCAAAGGCTCGGTCTATTTATGGAAAGGCGCGACTGGTCGCCATGAAGAGAACTGAGAGGTTTAACTATTCTCAGAGTTGCAGGAgagctgtttaaaaaatacagtaatctgcCTCTATTAGAAGGAATGAAGGAACGTATTAAGCAAGAGTACATACACCACAAACCTTGATGCAAAATCAATTTGACAAAATCTGAAATGAATCATACAATCTTACCCTCAACAGAAATGTCCGATAcattaattgattttaaaaatgtgctgGAAGTGTGCATGTTAACAGCGGCAGAGAGCAAAGGATCCTCTTTTGGCTCCAAGATTTTCCCATGTGGTCACATCCACtgcaaaaacagacaaaaccATGTTAGAGTACAGTACATCCGCAAGGTACTGGTTTCTCCTCTCATCTTTTTGCACTAAAAAATTACTCTTGGAAAGAAGATATTATCCATTCAACATGAGTTACTGGTCAAGATAGGTCTTTGTCTAAAGGTGGAAATTAGCCTtaggctataatcttacatatttacatatattcatTAATCGGTTTTGTCcctttgttaaataaatcaaactcagttaAGTTTTTCCATCGGTATTCAATTTAAATGAGCAAAACGTTTTTTAATGGCAACACAATAGTATCAATTCATAATTCCGAAACAAAAATAACATCTGTAATCTACAGCATATTGCATATGTTAGACAAGGCAGACATTGGTCAGATGACATTTGTCGTGTTTAGAAATGGCATTCTtctgaaatataaataaatattctggCTCTGGCATGGATGACGTAGTTGTGCACTGAAGAGCTGCCAATACTTTGTTTTCCTCGTCATAACACATAATGTCTTGAGAAAACCACTCCAAGTTTTCCACCTTACATCAGCTGCCGTTGATGGCAGTAGATAATCATTCAAACTCACTGCCATCCCCAAATAGATTGGAAATCCCTCAGCGTCAGATGGCGGCTCAATCTAAACGATTTGTCTTTTCAGCTCATGGACCTCAAGGGCCAAATGATCTACGTTTCCGAGTCTAACGTGATCTTGTTCCTGGGTTCGCCATGTGTGGATAAGCTGGAGGAGCTAACGGGCCGCGGCCTCTACTTGTCCGACATTCCTATTCACAACGCGTTGCGCGATGTGGTCCTTGTTGGCGAACAGGCCAAAGCACAGGATGGCCTGAAGAAGCGTCTGGGCAAAGCCAAAGCGGCATTGGAGCAGGCTCACCAGGCGCTTgaggaagagaagaagaaaacagtGGACCTCCTCTTCTCCATCTTTCCTGGCACTGTAGCGCAGCAGCTGTGGCAGGGTCAAACGGTCCAAGCCAAGAATTTTGAGCAGGTCACATTGTTGTTTTCCGACCTAGTAGGCTTCACTGCTGTCTGCTCGCTGTGCACGCCGATGCAAGTCATCACCATGCTCAACGAGCTGTACACCAGGTTTGACCACCATTGTGGGGAGCTTGATGTTTACAAGGTAAGTGCACCATCTTTTAATTGTGCATTAATGACGTTGCCACCAAATGCCACCGCTTATTTAATTTTAGACCAATGGGAGGGTTGCGAAACGTATTGCGAAAATTGATAGCATATTTTGTCTTTCATGGAGTACTATAATGTGTGGCTGGGATGCTACATCTTGGCCAGATAAAGAACGTTTTGTGATTTTCTATTGGTTGGCCAACAAATGGCCTCAAAATTGGTTAGATAAAATATATCCAGCATGATCCGCTGTTTGTCTGTGTTACAATCCCTCCTGTTTTGTGAGTGTGCTTTTAATCTGTGCTTAGTTTATCCTATTTTATTTCTGTCTTTTGGCATTTCTGGAAATCTAGTGTATTGAAAGGCGCTTCGAGATCAAATgtataatttttattattattattattatcattagtgttattattattatcattattattattagatcaAACTAAAATAATTCTACCCCACCCACCAGGCATTACCATCATCATAAGAACCAACTATCCCCTGTTGATTTAAGAGAAATTGCTTCCCATTGATATCAATAGCATCTTTATACTTTAGATAACAAAGGAATGAccgcaaataaattaaaatctgtAAAATTGGGTCCCAGCATCTCCACGagccttgtgatgataagcggtatggaaaatgattgaataaaaTATGTTGGGTTGACAAGGAAAATCACCAGTCACTCTTATGCTGTATGCATTTTGCTTAGTGCTTTTTAGACACACATTAGTCATGTTATCTAATTCCCAAGCTTGTTAACATTATTTGTGTGTGGCCATACTCCTGCAGGCCTGAGCACACAGCTTGTGATCTTATAATTAACAGaatattttaatgtaatattattCTAACAGATGAAGAGCAGAACTATGATTTACCACTCAGATCGCCTGAACCTTTGATTAACGAAGTTCCATGTGGTCAATTTTAGAGCTGTTTTTACTCGagtgaagtgaaaaaaaatggagcaacCAAGGACTGTAATGTCCTCCTCACATGTAAGCAATGGAACTTTACTTACCAAGGCACTTTCAggtattttttttgaatgagaAAAACACTCAAATACAAAATGATAATCCACAGTACTTAGAAAGCGATACTTTCAGCCACAactcatacacactcacacacagactAAACAAAGAACTTGACTCTAGCTTCTGACTCACACAGGCaacaaaaagaaaggaaaagaaacaacaaaacaaacaaacagtgaTTACACTTTTGGAATGtcgctcatctcatctcaatttctgaaccactttatcctcactagggtcgcgggtggggctggagcctatcccagctgacttcgggccagaggtgggggacaccctgaattgatggccagccaatcgcaaggcacaaggagacaaacaactattcaccctcacactcatacctgggggcaatttagagtgtccaatccagcctaccatgcatgtttttggaatgtgagtgtaaactggagtacccagaggaaacccacacaggcccggggagaacatgctaactccacacaagtggaccgacctggatttgaacccaggtctcccactgtgaggccgacggactaaccacttatccactgGGCCGGCCACTTTTGGAATGTATCCGTTGTATTCTTTAGGTTCTCTTTCGTTATGCTTGTTATGAATTTCTACAATACAATGCtatatgtggggaaaaaaatacaaaaaaatggtttgttaAGAAAAGTTTTAGCATGGATTAATGGAATTTCAATTCAAATGAGTTCACATGAATTAATTGATATTTGGCCATTACATGAGTTAAACTCATAAGTGTTTGTATCATAACATAATATAAAAGAACCATTATTAATTGTGTCATTCAGGAAAGACACGCTTTTGCAGGATACTTCCAAAGCAATTGAGAGACAAGTGCttgattattcattttatgtCCATGACTCTTTAAAATCTTTCAAATTTGTTAACAGCAATGCTCACCCTGGTGTGATTAattcaaaccatttttttccctttaaaggacaaatggaaacaaaattgaACCCGAACAACTATTTTGAACTAGGATTTTTGTTGTAAATCTAACTTTCCATGAGTAGTTCCCAAGATAGTGAAGTGATTCAGTCTTTTCAAGTGCAACGGACTGCTATTTATAACAAGCTTCAATTTTTAAAGCACCATGCCCTTTTATATCTGACAGAAGACACAATTGAATATATGTAGCAGAAAGGACCATCAGATTTTCACCCTGAGTGATTTGCATCAAATACCTGCAGAATGACGCCGAGAGTCTGTATCAGTCATCGGCAAGGGCTGCCAAAGGCTGTAGGCTATAAACAACATGTCAGCCAAGCCTTAACAAAGATATAGCTACGTATTTGGCAAATGCATCGTAAAGACGCAATGAAGCTCCTTCAGGACCCTGTTCCACTCTGCTTGTATATGTCTAAAAATAGTTTCATTTGTCTGTGTCACATAGTTGTCGACTGCTCTCTGGTTACATGAAAGCAGATGActttaaaacagcaaaaatgaaGTACAATAGAGATTTTATGGCTGTCAGCTTTCAGTACTCTTATCTTGTCCTGGAGGATGGAAGACAGACGGTCCTCCACTTCAATGTGTTCCTCATAGCAttaaaagtttctttttttattaatgataATATATAGTCAGTTAGAAATCATGGAGGGTTCTGACATTTTTATAATAGGTGCATGTGCATAGTGAGAGaaataatctaaaaagaaaaatccagaaatcataaaatatgattttttaaaacgaTTTATTTGTGTCACACAGCTTCAAGCAAGCATTGAACACCTGccaaaaaacaatgttaatattTGGCACAGTAGCCTTTGTTTGCATTTACAGAGGTCAAACATTTCCTGTAGTTTTTCACCAGATTTGCACACTGCAGGAAGGATTTTAGCCCACTCATTCACACAGATCAGTAAGGTTTACGGGCTGTAGGTGAGAAACATGGAGTTTGCGCTGCCTCCACAGATTTTGTATTGGGTTTAGGTCTCATCTCAAATGCTCTGACCCAGaaaaacaccccccaaaatGATGCTACCACCCCCATTCTTCACAGTAGGGATGGTGTGATTGGGATGGTACTCAtcatttttcttccaaaacCAAATGACCAAacgttctattttggtttcatttgaCCACAAAACTTTCTCCTACGACTCTTCTGTATGATCCAAATGGCCATTGGCAATCTTAAGACATTCCTTGAGATACTGGTTTAAACAAGGGAATCTTTCATGCTTTGCATGATTTCAAACCATGATGTCTTTGTACATTACCAGCAGTCACTGTGATCACAGCTCTTTTCAGTAATCTCGTGGTATTCTTAGGATCATTGAGACTTCACGAAGTGATATCTGCATGGAGCTCCACAGCAATTGAGATTGACCGTCATGTTTAgcttcttccattttctaatgattGCTCCAGCAACGTTTTTCTCAGCAAGCTGCTTAGCAATTTCTCCATAGCCCTTTCCAGGCTTATTGAGgtgtacaattttgtctctggtgtctttGGACCGCGCTTTGTCTTGCCCATGTTACAAGTTTGAGTCTTGCTGATTTTATGGGGTGCACATGTGTCTTTATGCAGCTAAAGACCTCAAAGAGGTGCATCTGATTTAGGATAATACATGGATTGGAGGTGGACTCCTAAAGGCGGACTAATTGGTCTTTAAGGGTCAGAATTCAAGATGATAGACAGGTGTCCAAATTTCTGATCTCTATTTCTTTTTATCTTGTCTTAGTTGGATGCATCAAAAATAATCGCAAATGATGAACTTTCTTTCATACGCTATTTTGTGGTGTTCAGTCAAATAACTAACTTTAAATGTCCTGTAAAGACATTTCCACGATTTGCTTCTAAATAAATGATATATGTTTCAAGATAAGTGCTGAAAAGCTTCCAAATACTTTCTTTCAGCAATTTAGTGCTGAGTTATAGCAAAAGAAACCTCTTTATAACCTCCTCAGCTGCATTTTTCCACAGAAGAGCCTAAATGAGAGATCTACTGCTattagtataaaaaaaagtttatggcTATTGGCCATAAGTGCAACTTCCTCATTCAAACTGTAACTACACGATCAAGCCAGGCCTAAAGGTTACAGCACTGACACAATAACATCTTCTTTTGAGTGTTTATGTGCAAGCAAATTGTGCGTAAAATGTAGCCAAAAGATATTCTCTCCGAGCACACGGTAGTAGATGTGTGTGCAAGGTGAGCCAAAAATGACCGAGAGAGATGTTTCGCCAAGTCTTGCTGGCATGGTCGGAGTGTTTTGTAGGCTTAAGAAACAAGCTAGTCAAGGTAGTTGCCATTTTCTTGGCATAGCAACTACAAACAGCTGACTGACATTTGGGTGTGTGTGCTTTGGGCATAGTCAGCAGATACTACACAGTTTCTGAGAACTATCAGCGCAGATGTATTCTGGGTATACTGGCCACTTTTTGGTTCAGGTTTGTTAACACCCCTCATTGGTTCAATCAAATAATTCATTAATGTTGACTCCCATTTGACTGGGCTGTTAGTTATGAAATAGGAATATATTCATGGAAAAGGAATGATTGATAATGGGTGAAAATAGATGTGAATGTGGATGCAAGTGGTTGTTTTACCATGTTTTTTCCTGTACATACGTATGTGCCCTGTGAGTGTCTGGTAACAAGTCCAGGGTTTTCCTCTCCTCTTGCCCAAAGAatgcttggataggctccatcacacCCGCAACAAATGGGAATAAAACTAAACTTGCCTTGTAACATTTTTAGCAATTAAGCACAGATTTTAACGATCCACTCAAACTATCGTGTTATAATACGATATTCTGGTGGTCTGATCTGTGTTCAGGTGGAGACTATTGGGGATGCCTATTGTGTAGCTGGTGGCCTACATAAGGAGAGTGACACTCATGCGGCCCAGATTGCACTGATGGCCTTAAAGATGATGGAACTTTCTGATGAAGTCAGGACACCAACTGGAGAACAAATACAGGTGAGGAACCAGCTTTCCGAAAcccagaagaaaaaacaaaccaacaaagtAGCTTAATCTGTCTGgcaaacaaaataatccagatcAATTTTATAAAACAACGGAATGTTGCTTAACTGATTATCTCACATTCCGCGCAGTGAGGCAGAAAAGAATCAGATTTTGTTCTAAATTTACGTGGTTACGaagttttgcaaaatagttTATAACTTTGTCTACATGCGGACTTCAGCATGGATAAATGGTTGTGCTATTCCATCAGATAAACACAATGTTTTGTATATAAACAATAGTTGATGACTCTGTATGGTAATAAATGAAGCATGCTCGAAATGTTCTGGCCAATCACATCCCACAATTGACAACTCAGCCATTCAAATGATTTATCCAGGCTTATCCAGATTAATCCATCCATTCGTGCGACTGGATTTGTGCACTAAGTCCAAGCTTACTAAAATTGAACTCAGGGCCACAGCTATAAACTACATAAAGTAGTCATGTTAAATACGCATTTCTTATTTGCAGATGCGTATCGGCCTGCACACTGGTTCAGTGCTCGCTGGTGTAGTCGGAGTGAAGATGCCCCGTTATTGCCTTTTCGGTAATAACGTCACCCTGGCCAACAAGTTTGAGTCGTGCAGCCAACCCCGTAAAATCAACATCAGCCCGACCACACACAGGTGACATCTCTGCGAGCTAGTGTCTTCCGTTTCCAAGGTTACCGTAGGGAAGATTGCATGTGCTAGACAGGAAACAGAAGGTTTCAAGGATTGCTGCCTTTTCTCCAGTGTCTAGTCAGTTGCCTTACTGATTTACGTTTTATTTGTGTACTCTTCATCATAGATTACTGAAGGAGCGTCCAGAGTTTGTTTTCATTCCCAG
The Stigmatopora argus isolate UIUO_Sarg chromosome 7, RoL_Sarg_1.0, whole genome shotgun sequence DNA segment above includes these coding regions:
- the gucy1a1 gene encoding guanylate cyclase soluble subunit alpha-1; translated protein: MFCARLKELNISGECPFSKSNQKEEDDEQHGDAGESSVVHGGRRRTREIAPRSRSSRAKVNLHTLGESIRKLACPQFQRLHAALQVMMNQRGSSESFVFCCTDCRDEPEHLMEMMNAYSTKTAIPMETLRVSLGEELFHMCYEEDGHILRVVGGALHDFLNSFNVLLKQSNAPRADGGDCVKEVSVLCLDKDPGLLTVYFFNPRPTTELFFPGVIKAAARVLYHTTVDVLMDPPSAKDSILQSNPQHSLLYTVIVKGDKSLSPSPLRATSAGTLPTSLFSTIFPFHLILDQDLVLVQIGHGLRKRLSRKDGLRRASTFQEHFSIVRPQIKCTFQGMLTMLNTQFVLRIKHGVLGHDNTVKLMDLKGQMIYVSESNVILFLGSPCVDKLEELTGRGLYLSDIPIHNALRDVVLVGEQAKAQDGLKKRLGKAKAALEQAHQALEEEKKKTVDLLFSIFPGTVAQQLWQGQTVQAKNFEQVTLLFSDLVGFTAVCSLCTPMQVITMLNELYTRFDHHCGELDVYKVETIGDAYCVAGGLHKESDTHAAQIALMALKMMELSDEVRTPTGEQIQMRIGLHTGSVLAGVVGVKMPRYCLFGNNVTLANKFESCSQPRKINISPTTHRLLKERPEFVFIPRSRQELPSNFPDDIPGICYFLEASIKTSQLIRK